The Clostridium sp. DL-VIII DNA window TAATTTCCTTATTATCCTTCACTGTAATTAAAGAATTCTGATTCCATCCCCAGGTACTGCCTCCTCCTTCTTCAAGTACCATATTCCAATAAGTATACGCACACGCTCCATTTATTAAGTATGTCCATATCAAATTAAATACATATTCAGCATATTCAAAGCTGTTTTTCCCATCTCCACATTCACTTTCTGTTTGTATCAACTTCATTTCTGGATATGCCACTTTGGTTTGCAGCAAGGCATGCTTTCCCCCCCATTGATATCCAACACCACTTATATATTTTTTAGCTTCCTTATCACTTAGTACAGTATTCGCAAAATTATTATATTGGCCAAACTGCCAGTTACTGTCTCCATAATCATCATAAGGTGAATTCAATGTTCCAAGCCATATTTCTGTATCCATTTTACTTTTTTCAAATAATGGTCCAATGTAATTTTTCACAAAATCACGTAATTCTTTCCCTGACCAAACACAAGAAGGAAATTTTTGATCTGCTATTGGTTCATTTTGTATATGAACTTGATTAATTTTAATACCTTCCTTTTCATATTCCTCAATGAATCTCTTAAAATAAAGAGCATATGCCTTTAAATTTTTTTCTTCCCATATTAAAGTTCCAAAGTTATATACAGGAGGAGATTTCATCCACGTTGGTGGACTCCATGGAGATGCAAATAAATTAAGCTTTCCGCTATATTTTTCTGCATCTTTAATATAAGGAATTAAATATTCCTTATCCCTTTCTATACTAAAATTTCTCATTTCATAATCGCCTTGGGCCTCATTTAGACTATACCAGTTTGCTGAATAATCATTTGCGCCAATGGGTAGTCTGCAATAAGTAAAATTACACTCTTCTACTCCAAATAAATTTCTTAGCACTTCTTCCTTCTTTTGTGTAGAGATTTTATTTAAAGCTATATATCCAAGCTCATTAAAACATCCACCAAACCCTTCCATAGTCTGATATGATTGTCCATCTAGTTTTAAGACATGATATAATTTTTCAGCTCCTGCACATACTTTACTGCTTACTAAATTTTCTTGCTGAGTCGTTGAAATTAAAATTCCACTCTGCATATTAATTACCTCCATTTTCCCTAAATTCAGTTGGAGACATTCCTGTTTGCTTTTTAAAGGCTAAAGAGAAATAATTTGTATCCCTATATCCTACTAAAGTAGCTATTTTCCCAGTCTTCATACTAGTGGTCTCTAATAATGATTTTGCTTTTTGTATTCGCTTACGAATAATATAGTTATTGCAGCCTTCCCCTGTGCTTTGCTTAAATAGTTTTGAGAAGTAAGTTGGAGTCAAATAAAGCATTTCTGCAATACTATAAACTGAAATATCTTCATTTAAATGCTCTTTAATATACAGCTTTGCTTTTCTTATAATTTCATGGCTTTCTCCAATGTCAGTTTGGAGCATCTGCACTATAAAATCTCTAGTTATTTTAACTGCATCATCTCTATTACAACTTTGAAGGGAGATTAATAAAGAATTTAACTTATTATCTGCTGATACTTCTCCTTTTTCCATCATATAGGCAAAATATACTCCTCCACCAATGTCAAAACATGTTTTCTTCACTAATGAAGTAGACAGATTATAAAATTCTATTATTTCTGTATAAGTCTCATAGATTTCCATCACCTTTTCTAAATTATCTATATTATCTATCATATTTTTGCGAAGCCCCTGTACCCTCTCGTTAAACAAGCTTAAATGTAATTCCATGTGCTCTTCTGTAATAATTCCATCATAAGAGCTCCTATTATTAAGTAACACATACGCATCATTATATGAAATATTTATCTTATTGAATCCACATACAACACTGCCTAAAATTACTTTTTGATTGATATCATATTCATTTTTTAAATACGTGATTAAATGTTGTATTCTCCGAGTTACCTCTTCTAACTCTTCTCGTACAAATATAGCAATTATTACATTTTTATTTTTATCCTCAAACGTAATTCCTTCTTTTGGGGAGTCAAACAATTCAATACAGGTGTTTTTAATAGATAAATTTAATAATTCAAAGTGCTGTTTCCATGCTAAATTATCATCTATAACTGGACATAACAATGCAATTTGCAGCATTTCATCTTTATCATAGGAATACTCTTCTAATACTGTACTAATCTGATTAGTTTTAGTTAGATCATAAAGTAAATTCTGCATTATCTGCTCAAGCTTTAATTGTTCAGTTACTCCTTGTATCCTCCTGTTTATCTTCTGCTTATGAATTACTCTTTTTTCATTCTCTAAATTTTCAATTAATCTCTCAATAGCATTTTCAAGTTCTATCTCATCTACTGGTTTTAAAAGATAATCCTCAACCTTCATCCTGCAGCATTTTTGAGCATATTCAAAATTATCATATCCTGTTAGTACTATTACTTTAAGTTTTGGATTTAACAAATTAATTTTTTCAACTAAAGATAATCCGCTCATCTCAGTCATACATATGTCTGTAATCATAATATCAAAGGTTTCTTTTTCCATAATATTTAAAGCTTCAAATCCAGAGGATGCCATTTTCACATTATTAATTTTGAGCTTTTCCCAGGGAATAACGTTACATATCCCTTTTCGAATCATCTCTTCATCATCCACAACTATAGCCTTATACATTAATTATTCTCTCCTTTACCTTTAGGTAATAGAACATCTACTGTAATTCCACCATATTCATTTTTTCTATAATATAAACCATACCCGCTGCCAAACAATATTTCTATTCTCTTATGGACATTTCTCAATCCATAGCCTGTCTTCTCATCAAATATTGATATAGAATTATTTACTTCATCAATTTGTTCCTGCTCCATTCCCACTCCATTATCAGCAACTGATATTATTATCTTATCTCCTTCTTCCTTTGCACTCACAAATATCTTTCCTTTATATCCATCCTTAACTCGTATTCCATGATAAATAGAATTTTCTATTAATGGCTGCAGGGTAAGTTTAGGTATTAATACGTTTTTAAATGTATCATCTATACTTATTTCACACTCAGCAATATCGCCATATCTCATATTCTGAATAATCAGATAATTCTCTACATTAGCTAATTCCTGAGAAAGAGATATAATATCTTTTCCCTTGCTTAAACACAATCGATAAAAATTAGCCAAAGCTTTTACCATTCTTGATACATTCTTATTTCCATCTAATAAAGCCTGCCAATGTATACACTCTAAAGTATTATATAAAAAATGAGGTTTAATCTGAGATTGTAATCTGTTTAATTCTATCTGCTTAATCTCTGACTGCTCTTTTTTTATCCTATACATAAGTATATTAATTTCTTCAATCATAATATTAAAGCCGTTTGCCAATTGTTTAAAATCTTTACCTTCATATTTTTGTTCCATTCTAACTTCAAGATTTCCCATAGACACCTCTCTCATTTTCTTTACAATAGTATCCATAGGTTTATATAAATTATTACTGAGTTTATAACAAGCTATACTTATTAATACCCCAGCTCCTAATACCAATATTATTATTATAAATATCACCGTATTAGTATCTTTCAGCATTGATTCCCTCGGTATCTCTCCTACCATATACCAATCCCAATTATCGAGTTTTTCATAGATAATCATCTTATTTCCTATTTTTTGCTGTCCACTCTTTCCATGCAGTACATCCTTATAAAGGCTTTCAGTTCCAATTAGGGATTTATCTTCATTTGATATTATAATTCCATCCTTATCTGTTAAATACGTTTGTATTTTTAACCCCTTATCTAAATTAGAATAGAACTCTTTAATATTTTTTTCTCCAATTCCTATAACTAAAAATCCAGTGTATTTATTAAAATTGTATTTATCATTAATAGGTTGATAGACATTTAGAACATACTGATCTGGATAAAACACTTTTCTCTTCATGCTTATTTTTAAATTACCAAAATTAGTGTCCACTGCATCCTGATAATCTTTTAAGGTCTGAGTTCTAAAATCATTACTTGTCCACGTCTCTCCTACATATATTAATTCTGGCCCATCAAATTTTACTAATGCAATATAATCTATATAGCGGTTTGAATCTAGAGAATATCGTATTGAAGAATAAGCATCACTTGTATCCTTATTATAATTTTTTGAAGTCAGCCTATTATTCATTAAAAATTCTTTTACACGATCATCTCCTGTAATTATATTTGATGTTCCAATAATGTTCTTTAAGGTTATATTTAAAATATCTGTTACAGTTTCAAACTGTCCCTGCACTAATCTACTGGATTTTCCCGTAATTTCTTTTCCCGCTAACTGATAAACTGCAAAAATTACAAAGCTATTGGTAATTAAAACTGCTGAAATAAAGAATATAGTTATCTTTTGGTTAAATTTCATTCTAGAAAGTTTATTTATTATTTCTCTTAACCCTTTATACATATTGTTATTCCTTTTTATAAATATTTTGTATATCAGAAATAATACTTCCTATGTTTATTATGATATTTTTACCCTTTAACTGCCCCTGCCATCATACCTTTTATCAATTTATCTTGTCCAAAAATAAATGCTATGATCATTGGTAACATAGAAATAGTAAGCACTGACATGATCATTGGAACATTCATTGTATATTGTCCTTGATATTCCCAAATAGCAAGAGGTAATGTTCTGTTAGGCAATGTCTGAGTTAAAACCAAAGCAAAACTAAATTCATTCCATATAGCGACACCATTATAAATAGCCAAAGTTGCAAGCCCTGGCTTTACTAGTGGCAACATAACATTATAGAATATCTTATATTTACTACATCCATCTATTTCAGCTGCTTCTTCTAACTCCTTAGGTATAGCCTGCATAAATGTAACTAATATAAAGACTGAAATCGGTAGATTAAAAGCTACGTACGGACCTATTAGCGCCCAAGGACTATCATATAAACCCATCTTATTAGTCATTAGGAATATAGGTAGAAGTGTTACGTGAACTGGTACTGACATACACGCTACTATTATACCATAAATTGGTTTATTTAGTTTAAATTTGAACCTAGATAATGGATATGATGCACATGCACTTAAGAATAGTAAAATTACCAATGAAACTATAAGTACTAATATACTGTTTTTTAAATAAATAAATATGTTTCCCTTAAATACTTCAATGAAATTCTTTAAATACAAACCTTTTGGTAAATCAAATACACTTCCCATGAGCATTTCAAATTGCTGCTTAAATCCTGCGAGCAACATAAATATAAAAGGAACTATTGTAATTAAAAGCCAGACTACTGCAAGTATTCCAATGATAACTTTTATAGATATTTTTTTTATTGATAAATCCTGCTTCATAATAATCACATCTCTTCCTTTCTATTTAATGCCTTAATTGTAACTAAGGATATTATTGTTATAAGAATAAACATTCCTGAGGCAATTGTAGACCCATATCCCATTCTTTGAGATAAAAAGGCATTTTTATACATATATGTTGCCATAAGTTCTGATGCATTACCTGGTCCTCCACCTGTCATAACATATATAAGATCAAAATACTTTAATGATCCAACCATTGATAATACTATTGCACTCTTAATAGCAGGCTTCATAAGTGGAAGTGCTATCTTCCAAAAATACTGACTCTTTTTAGCACCATCGATAATTGCTGCTTCATATAAATCTGCAGGTATATTGCTATATCCAGCTAAGAAATACACCATATAAAAAGGTATAAACTGCCAGCATATTGCTACAGTAATAGTTAATAATGCTGTCTTAGGGTTCCCTAATAAATCTATTGAGTGTCCTCCAAATAATTTAGAAATTCCAGTTACTATACCAGAACTTGCGTCTAAGGCATATTTAAATAAATAACCAATGGCAACAGATGACATTAGCATTGGTATAAACCAGATTACTTTAAACACATTTAACTTCTTTCCACCAAAATCTAAAAAAGTTGCAAGCGCCATACCTATTGGCAATTGAACAATTATAGATAAAACCATAATGATTATATTATTTAAAAAAGCTTTTTTAAATACTGCATCCCCTAAAAGTTCTTTCCAGTTATTTAAACCTACAAATGCCTTATTCGATGCAAATCCATTCCAGTTATAGCAACTTAAATTGAAAGAATATACAATTGGATATGCTATATATACTATTAGGAATAAAAATGCTGGTACAAGAAATATAATTGCTGCATTTCTTGTTGACGCAGCACGCCTTTTAGCTAAACTACTATTTTGTGTCCGCATACTGTCTCTCTCCTTTTCATAATTAATTTAGCTGCTGTAAAATTTATTCATCATATATTTTTTAATCTTTGTGATTTAAAATCAATATTATGAAAATATTATTTTACAACAGCTTTAATCTTAATTTATGTTGCTATAATTATTTATTTTTTGCTTTATAGGCATCCATAGCCGCCTGTAATTCTTTATCTGAATCTTGAGGAGTCTTAGTTAAACCAAATATCTCTTGGCAAGTTGACTTGTGTACTTCTGCAACTTCTGCTGGCAAGTATTGGTCATACCATAATTGAACTCCCTTGGCACTATTAACTGTATCTAAGATTTTTTGTGTCAAAGCATCATCAGGCTTGAAAGATTTAAGTGGAATAATTTTACCTAATTTCTTACGGTCTTGTAATGCTTGATCATCTAATAATGATTGAATTAATTTAAAAGCTCCCTCTTTATCTTTGCATTGTTCTGAAATTGAATATAAATTATCTCCAACAGTTCCTGCGCAAAGTGATTGGTCAGCTGTTGAACCTTCTAATGCTGGGAATGGGAAGAATCCTAATTTACTCATAAAGTCTGGATTTTCACCAAGTACTGTACCTGTGAACCATGATCCCATTAAATCCATAGCTGCATCACCTTTATATAATGCTTGTCTAGCTTGGCCACTATCATCATCCATACCATTAAATCCATCTATAAAGTATCCTTTTTTAACCCAGTCTTGAATCTTATTTCCTGCATATTCAAATGCGGGATTTTCAAAAGAACCCTTTCCTGATGCTGCGTTTGTTAATGGGTCAAGACCACCAAATCGAGTTGCCAAATACATGAAGTACATTGATCCTGTCCATTTTGTAGCATTAGCTAATGCAAATGGTGTTACTCCGTTTGCTTTTAACTTATCACAGACAGCTTCTAAGTCTCCAATAGTTTTTGGTTCTTGTAAACCATACTTTGCAAAAATATCTTTATTATAGAAAAATCCTGCAACGGATACGTTTTCAACAGGAACAGCATAAATTTTGCCATTATATGAAGATTGCTGAATACCTGCATCTATAAATTTATCTTTATAGTTATCCTTGTTCATAAAATCTGTCAGATCTGCGATTTTTCCTGAATTAACATAATCGATTAATCCTGATCCTCCCCATTGAATAAATACATCTGGAGTTTGATTGGAACTCATTGCCATAGATAGTTTTTGTTTGTAAGAGTCATTAACCTGATCAACAACTTCCACATCATATTGAGGATTTGCTTCCATAAACCTCTTTACAGAAGCCTTTATTGCATCTGCTGCTGTTGATGTTTGAATATGCCATAAGGTCAATTTTGTCTTTCCTGATGATGCACTTCCACTTGTCTGAGTAGAAGTATTTCCACAGCCAATCATAAGTGTAGAAGCAATAGCTGCAGTCATTATGATTGATGCTATCTTCTTAAAATTCTTATTCATACAATTTTCCCCCCATAATTATTAATATAAT harbors:
- a CDS encoding sensor histidine kinase; this encodes MYKGLREIINKLSRMKFNQKITIFFISAVLITNSFVIFAVYQLAGKEITGKSSRLVQGQFETVTDILNITLKNIIGTSNIITGDDRVKEFLMNNRLTSKNYNKDTSDAYSSIRYSLDSNRYIDYIALVKFDGPELIYVGETWTSNDFRTQTLKDYQDAVDTNFGNLKISMKRKVFYPDQYVLNVYQPINDKYNFNKYTGFLVIGIGEKNIKEFYSNLDKGLKIQTYLTDKDGIIISNEDKSLIGTESLYKDVLHGKSGQQKIGNKMIIYEKLDNWDWYMVGEIPRESMLKDTNTVIFIIIILVLGAGVLISIACYKLSNNLYKPMDTIVKKMREVSMGNLEVRMEQKYEGKDFKQLANGFNIMIEEINILMYRIKKEQSEIKQIELNRLQSQIKPHFLYNTLECIHWQALLDGNKNVSRMVKALANFYRLCLSKGKDIISLSQELANVENYLIIQNMRYGDIAECEISIDDTFKNVLIPKLTLQPLIENSIYHGIRVKDGYKGKIFVSAKEEGDKIIISVADNGVGMEQEQIDEVNNSISIFDEKTGYGLRNVHKRIEILFGSGYGLYYRKNEYGGITVDVLLPKGKGENN
- a CDS encoding glycoside hydrolase family 30 protein — translated: MQSGILISTTQQENLVSSKVCAGAEKLYHVLKLDGQSYQTMEGFGGCFNELGYIALNKISTQKKEEVLRNLFGVEECNFTYCRLPIGANDYSANWYSLNEAQGDYEMRNFSIERDKEYLIPYIKDAEKYSGKLNLFASPWSPPTWMKSPPVYNFGTLIWEEKNLKAYALYFKRFIEEYEKEGIKINQVHIQNEPIADQKFPSCVWSGKELRDFVKNYIGPLFEKSKMDTEIWLGTLNSPYDDYGDSNWQFGQYNNFANTVLSDKEAKKYISGVGYQWGGKHALLQTKVAYPEMKLIQTESECGDGKNSFEYAEYVFNLIWTYLINGACAYTYWNMVLEEGGGSTWGWNQNSLITVKDNKEIKYNPEYYLMRHFSKYIKQGAIMKGLKGDYAGNALAFENPDGSIILEILNPFDDIQEVTFNIKGINYNFNMKAHSFNTLIIDG
- a CDS encoding sugar ABC transporter permease → MRTQNSSLAKRRAASTRNAAIIFLVPAFLFLIVYIAYPIVYSFNLSCYNWNGFASNKAFVGLNNWKELLGDAVFKKAFLNNIIIMVLSIIVQLPIGMALATFLDFGGKKLNVFKVIWFIPMLMSSVAIGYLFKYALDASSGIVTGISKLFGGHSIDLLGNPKTALLTITVAICWQFIPFYMVYFLAGYSNIPADLYEAAIIDGAKKSQYFWKIALPLMKPAIKSAIVLSMVGSLKYFDLIYVMTGGGPGNASELMATYMYKNAFLSQRMGYGSTIASGMFILITIISLVTIKALNRKEEM
- a CDS encoding response regulator, whose protein sequence is MYKAIVVDDEEMIRKGICNVIPWEKLKINNVKMASSGFEALNIMEKETFDIMITDICMTEMSGLSLVEKINLLNPKLKVIVLTGYDNFEYAQKCCRMKVEDYLLKPVDEIELENAIERLIENLENEKRVIHKQKINRRIQGVTEQLKLEQIMQNLLYDLTKTNQISTVLEEYSYDKDEMLQIALLCPVIDDNLAWKQHFELLNLSIKNTCIELFDSPKEGITFEDKNKNVIIAIFVREELEEVTRRIQHLITYLKNEYDINQKVILGSVVCGFNKINISYNDAYVLLNNRSSYDGIITEEHMELHLSLFNERVQGLRKNMIDNIDNLEKVMEIYETYTEIIEFYNLSTSLVKKTCFDIGGGVYFAYMMEKGEVSADNKLNSLLISLQSCNRDDAVKITRDFIVQMLQTDIGESHEIIRKAKLYIKEHLNEDISVYSIAEMLYLTPTYFSKLFKQSTGEGCNNYIIRKRIQKAKSLLETTSMKTGKIATLVGYRDTNYFSLAFKKQTGMSPTEFRENGGN
- a CDS encoding carbohydrate ABC transporter permease; its protein translation is MKQDLSIKKISIKVIIGILAVVWLLITIVPFIFMLLAGFKQQFEMLMGSVFDLPKGLYLKNFIEVFKGNIFIYLKNSILVLIVSLVILLFLSACASYPLSRFKFKLNKPIYGIIVACMSVPVHVTLLPIFLMTNKMGLYDSPWALIGPYVAFNLPISVFILVTFMQAIPKELEEAAEIDGCSKYKIFYNVMLPLVKPGLATLAIYNGVAIWNEFSFALVLTQTLPNRTLPLAIWEYQGQYTMNVPMIMSVLTISMLPMIIAFIFGQDKLIKGMMAGAVKG
- a CDS encoding extracellular solute-binding protein — its product is MNKNFKKIASIIMTAAIASTLMIGCGNTSTQTSGSASSGKTKLTLWHIQTSTAADAIKASVKRFMEANPQYDVEVVDQVNDSYKQKLSMAMSSNQTPDVFIQWGGSGLIDYVNSGKIADLTDFMNKDNYKDKFIDAGIQQSSYNGKIYAVPVENVSVAGFFYNKDIFAKYGLQEPKTIGDLEAVCDKLKANGVTPFALANATKWTGSMYFMYLATRFGGLDPLTNAASGKGSFENPAFEYAGNKIQDWVKKGYFIDGFNGMDDDSGQARQALYKGDAAMDLMGSWFTGTVLGENPDFMSKLGFFPFPALEGSTADQSLCAGTVGDNLYSISEQCKDKEGAFKLIQSLLDDQALQDRKKLGKIIPLKSFKPDDALTQKILDTVNSAKGVQLWYDQYLPAEVAEVHKSTCQEIFGLTKTPQDSDKELQAAMDAYKAKNK